The Gemmatimonadaceae bacterium genome includes the window TGCGGCGAAGTCCGGCGGCGAGGCGAGTGCGCTCCACGGATTCGCCGGATGCATTCGCTTCGGGCCGAGCGCTGACAGCACAACTTCGTGACCGTGCACGTGCTCGTCGAAACAACCCGGTCGCAACACATCATCAATCACGATGCGCACCCGCGAATCTATGCCATCAGCACGCCGCACCAGCGCCGTGACGTCATGGCCTTCATCGCAGGCCAGGCGCACCAAGTGTTTTCCGACCCCACCCGATGCGCCGAGCACCAATATTTTCATACGTGTATGTAGAGCCGTGATGGTCTCCCGCCGAACGCGCTCGACTGCCGCCTAACGAGGCTGTAGAAAAAGTCTCATGACTATGTTGTTGTCGCGGTACTCATCATGCAATAGCGGTTGGATCGTGTGTCGGTGAATCGCTGTTTTCTCTCGGACGAGCGCACTCCATGGCCCGCTACAAGTATATCGATACCAACCCGCGGTTTCTTGCCGTTGATCTGGACCGGCAGTTGTTGCCCGGGACCTTTGAGCATGCGCTGAATCACTTGCTGGATCACGCGATCGATCTGTCCCAC containing:
- a CDS encoding NAD(P)H-binding protein — protein: MLGASGGVGKHLVRLACDEGHDVTALVRRADGIDSRVRIVIDDVLRPGCFDEHVHGHEVVLSALGPKRMHPANPWSALASPPDFAA